The stretch of DNA TCGTGGACGGGTTGCAAAGGATGGCTGATCGCTCCCTTTTGAGGTTTCTGGGGGGCATCTTTAAACCTTTAGGAGGGGGCTTTGATCTACCTCCACCCCCAAAGGGGACTCATTAAATCTACTAAGTTTTGCGACTTATCGCTCAGGAGCATATAATCTTTCTGCGCATAAAATTTCTTTGCAGGGAGGTAATCCTATGAGGTTCTCCTTCAGAGAAAGGGAAGAAAACCTGGAACGCCTGAGCCGTGAAGAGTTTGATGTGCTGGTAGTGGGTGGGGGCATAACAGGAGCAGGAATAGCATGGGATGCAGCACTGAGGGGCTTCAGGACGGCCCTCATTGAAAAAGATGATTTCGGAAGCGGCACCAGCTCTCGCTCTTCCCGCCTTATCCACGGAGGCCTCCGTTACTTGCGTTATTTTCAGTTTGATCTGGTTCGCGAAGCTTGCGTAGAGCGTTTCCTCTTGCTGCGGCGCCTTGCCCCTCACATGGTCAGACCATTGCCCTTTATCTACCCCGCCTACAAAGGCCGAGGGGTGGGACTCCTGGAGCTCAGAGTTGGGATGTGGTTGTATGACCTTTTGGCCTTTTCCCACCGCATTGGAAATTACCAGGTCATGGGTTCCGCAGAGGCTCTGAAGGTGGAGCCAGTTTTGGAAAAAGCAGGCTTGCGAGGCGCTGCCTTTTTCTACGATTGTCTGGGCCACGATGCCCAGATCACCATAGCAACCGTCAGGGCAGCACACCGCGCAGGAGCAGTATGCGCCAATTATGTCGAAGCCGTTGGAGTGTTGAGGAGCAAAGAGAAAGTGCGAGGTGTGGCAGCCAGGGACGTGCCCTCAGGAAAGGAGATGGAGGTAAAGGCCAGGATTGTGGTGAATGCCGCCGGCCCCTGGGCCGATAAGGTTATAGCTCTGGACTCGCCCAGTTACAGCGAAGGTCTTCGCCTCACAAAAGGAGTTCACCTGGTAGTGCGACGGGATAGAATCGGCCACCGAAATGCCGTTACCCTTTCTTCCCCACGAGATGGGCGTTTCGTCTTCCTCATACCCTGGTGGCAGTTCACTTTGATAGGCACCACCGATACCGACTACGAGGGTAGCCTTGAAGACGTCTGCGCTGAATCCGAAGATGTGGAATACTTGCTGGAAACTATTAACTTTAACCTTCCTCACCTCGCCCTCGGACAGGAAGATGTAATAAGCACATTTGCTTCCCTCAGACCCCTGGCTTTTAAGAGGGGCGCATCACCTTACGATGTCTCCCGTAAGCACCGGATCTTTGAAACTCCAGGGGGAATGCTATGCATAGCTGGAGGAAAATACACTACTTTCCGCAAGATGGCTTGCGATCTGGTAAATAGAGCAGCGGAAAAGCTGGCTCGCGAGTTTTCCCTCTACCCTCGGGAACAGTGCCGAACTTCCCAGACCCCGCTCCCCGGCGGTGAATGCCCACCCGATAAGGAGACCCTTTCGGCCCTTGGGGAAGTTACAGGTCTGGATGAGGAAGCAGTGGATTATTTGGCTTTTTCTTACGGCTCCGAAATTGAGAATTTACTTCAGTTTATCCAGGCAGACCCATCCCTGGCTAAGCCTATCGTCCCCGGTTTACCTTATTTGAAAGCTCAGATACTCCACGCCGTTCGCCATGAGATGGCTTTAACGTTACGAGATTTCATGATGCGCCGCACCCGCTTGCTCTACGAAACTCGCGATGGTGGATTGAGCGCTGCCCCCGAAGTGGCCCGTCTCATGGCTTCAGAGTTAGGCTGGGATCAAGCCAGGATTCAAGAAGAGCTGGCAGCTTACCGGAAGGAGTGGGAAAAAACCCAGCGCTTCCGGGCTAACCAATGAGCAGGGCTGTGTGAAAGGCGCTTCGCTCACGAATGGCCAGAAATTCCAGACCCAAGTAAAGGGGAGCCGGTTGGGGTTTTGGAGGGCGCATCTCACAGGATGAATTTGCTTCTGACAGGCAGGCCTGGAATAGGCAAGACAACTGTTATAAAAAGGGTGCTGGAAGTTTTGAAAGTTCCAGCTACTGGTTTCTATACGCGGGAGATCCGTGGCCCTCAGGGCCGTCTGGGGTTTGAGGCCATAACCCTGGATGGCAGAAGGTGCACCCTGGCCCACGTGAATTTCAAGAGCCCTTACCGGGTAAGCAAATATGGGGTTGATGTATCCACCTTTGAAGAAATAGTTGTGCCTTCCATAGATCCCGATCTTCACCCGCACGCGGCCCTCATAGTCATAGATGAGATCGGCAAGATGGAGTGCTTTTCCGACCGCTTTTGTAAAACGGTGATCAGAGCGTTGGATTCCAACAAGCCCGTTTTGGGAACTATCACTTTGGGAGGAAATGCTTTCATTGAGGGTATCAAGCGCCGTTCCGATGTGGAGTTAATTCTGGTAACTCTGGAGAACAGGGATCGCCTTCCGGCTGTGATTATGGGTAAGTTAAGGCTGTAAACTTAAGGTCATTATCGGTTTCTGCTTCGGGGAAGCGTTTTTCTTTTTGGTTACGAGGCGAAACGGCCATAACTTGTCATGGGTGAAACGTGTAAGGGACTCTCAGAACTTCTTCTGGATGGGGCTTC from Anaerolineae bacterium encodes:
- a CDS encoding glycerol-3-phosphate dehydrogenase/oxidase, coding for MRFSFREREENLERLSREEFDVLVVGGGITGAGIAWDAALRGFRTALIEKDDFGSGTSSRSSRLIHGGLRYLRYFQFDLVREACVERFLLLRRLAPHMVRPLPFIYPAYKGRGVGLLELRVGMWLYDLLAFSHRIGNYQVMGSAEALKVEPVLEKAGLRGAAFFYDCLGHDAQITIATVRAAHRAGAVCANYVEAVGVLRSKEKVRGVAARDVPSGKEMEVKARIVVNAAGPWADKVIALDSPSYSEGLRLTKGVHLVVRRDRIGHRNAVTLSSPRDGRFVFLIPWWQFTLIGTTDTDYEGSLEDVCAESEDVEYLLETINFNLPHLALGQEDVISTFASLRPLAFKRGASPYDVSRKHRIFETPGGMLCIAGGKYTTFRKMACDLVNRAAEKLAREFSLYPREQCRTSQTPLPGGECPPDKETLSALGEVTGLDEEAVDYLAFSYGSEIENLLQFIQADPSLAKPIVPGLPYLKAQILHAVRHEMALTLRDFMMRRTRLLYETRDGGLSAAPEVARLMASELGWDQARIQEELAAYRKEWEKTQRFRANQ
- a CDS encoding NTPase; the protein is MNLLLTGRPGIGKTTVIKRVLEVLKVPATGFYTREIRGPQGRLGFEAITLDGRRCTLAHVNFKSPYRVSKYGVDVSTFEEIVVPSIDPDLHPHAALIVIDEIGKMECFSDRFCKTVIRALDSNKPVLGTITLGGNAFIEGIKRRSDVELILVTLENRDRLPAVIMGKLRL